The following proteins are encoded in a genomic region of Leptolyngbya boryana PCC 6306:
- a CDS encoding NACHT domain-containing protein encodes MGQVDTIQLSEAGQNKLRIAYKSAGFTQEVLADKAYTSVDTVRRVLGTKSCTSGVQRWIVENIAAAVGLTLMDLGISDDSSSHLSANIDILVEDLRKQVREKIYHLCSMMRVLDMAQPLTLNRIYTRVNILESIRCRQRRELRDLLEKISSKDCERFNLGDVVEGQVPGIEAVQKFEKLIILGRPGAGKTTFLKYLAMQCIEAHCIDKHCAETRASINECLDEYCSSKQALKQFVPLFIRLKDFAETSLQPNLLTYISSLFNIELANLELVLNEGRGLILLDGLDEVREDQKNRVKREIENFINYSNFYKSRFIITCRLAAAEYDFTNFTEVEISEFEDEQIAYFVKGWFDSEENSIQGTKFLQKLNSKESKPIRELAANPLLLTLLCLVFEDSGDFPTQHSDLYRDGLEVLLKKWDAKRSIERAQVYKKLSLKHKEYLLSQLAYSTFIKDNCIFEQEDAEREIADYTSRLCNHPQGNLELDSEAILKSIEAQHGLLTEQAKRLYSFSHLTFHEYFTAKHIVANCDPHSMDSPILKELMQYLTHRSWREVFLLTTEMLVIANSLLKLMKAKIDEMLAEDQELQAFLKWVDEKAKRLSASLGHTHNLAAIRACYLDFDIAIDPERSLGWVLDCDFTRIFTCSSFLARAARCGVYDILKNRSDELPDLTDLPDLDPALAVTFARAETARRVLERVEDPKLRKKLSKLNAEIPLEFGFSSDIDPTIFRNWLKDSGKEWGDQLRRTIVPYYSQGEVWRYDYAESDEPQSSNIHLFSEKQRNLLHQYYHANLLLVVCLKSDCRIDANVQQEIEQSLFLPSQ; translated from the coding sequence ATGGGTCAAGTTGATACAATTCAGCTGAGTGAAGCGGGGCAAAACAAACTGAGAATAGCTTATAAATCGGCGGGGTTCACACAGGAGGTCTTAGCAGATAAAGCATATACCTCTGTAGATACGGTTAGACGAGTGCTTGGCACAAAATCTTGCACAAGTGGAGTGCAACGCTGGATTGTTGAGAATATTGCAGCAGCAGTAGGTCTGACGTTAATGGATTTAGGTATCTCTGACGACAGCAGCTCGCATTTGTCAGCAAATATTGACATTTTAGTAGAGGATCTTCGTAAGCAAGTGCGAGAAAAGATTTATCACTTGTGCAGCATGATGCGAGTGTTAGACATGGCTCAGCCACTGACCTTAAATCGTATCTACACAAGAGTTAATATTCTTGAGTCCATAAGATGTAGACAGCGCAGAGAGCTGCGAGATTTATTAGAGAAGATTTCCTCAAAAGATTGTGAACGCTTTAACTTAGGAGACGTAGTAGAGGGGCAAGTGCCCGGTATAGAAGCTGTTCAAAAATTTGAGAAGCTGATTATTTTAGGTAGACCTGGTGCGGGAAAGACAACTTTTCTGAAGTATTTAGCGATGCAGTGCATTGAGGCGCATTGTATTGATAAGCATTGTGCTGAGACTCGTGCCTCAATCAATGAATGTCTTGATGAATATTGCTCTTCCAAACAAGCGTTGAAACAGTTTGTTCCACTTTTTATTAGGTTAAAAGACTTTGCTGAAACCTCTCTCCAACCCAATCTACTGACATACATTAGCTCATTGTTTAATATTGAGTTAGCTAATCTTGAATTAGTGTTAAATGAAGGACGTGGTCTAATTCTACTAGACGGGCTTGATGAGGTTAGAGAAGATCAAAAGAATCGTGTAAAGCGTGAAATTGAAAATTTCATCAACTATTCCAATTTCTACAAAAGTAGATTCATCATTACATGCCGTCTTGCCGCAGCGGAGTACGATTTCACAAATTTTACAGAGGTAGAAATCTCTGAATTTGAAGATGAGCAAATTGCTTATTTTGTGAAGGGATGGTTCGACAGCGAAGAGAACTCAATTCAAGGAACGAAATTCCTTCAAAAGTTGAATTCAAAAGAAAGTAAGCCTATTCGAGAGTTGGCAGCAAACCCACTTTTGCTAACTTTATTATGCTTAGTCTTTGAAGACTCCGGAGATTTTCCAACTCAGCATTCAGACCTGTATCGAGACGGGTTGGAGGTTCTATTGAAGAAATGGGATGCAAAGAGATCGATTGAGCGGGCGCAGGTGTACAAAAAGCTTTCCCTCAAGCATAAAGAATACTTACTCAGTCAACTTGCTTATTCAACCTTTATCAAAGACAATTGTATTTTCGAGCAAGAAGACGCTGAACGGGAAATTGCAGACTACACCAGCAGATTGTGCAATCACCCTCAAGGCAATCTAGAGTTAGATAGTGAAGCCATACTCAAGTCGATCGAAGCGCAACATGGTCTTCTGACAGAGCAAGCGAAGCGCCTCTACTCCTTTTCTCATCTGACATTCCATGAATACTTCACCGCAAAGCATATTGTAGCTAATTGCGACCCGCATTCGATGGACAGCCCGATCTTAAAGGAGTTAATGCAGTATCTAACCCATCGTTCTTGGCGAGAGGTGTTTCTTTTAACAACCGAAATGCTTGTGATTGCTAACAGCCTGCTTAAACTGATGAAGGCAAAAATAGATGAAATGCTAGCAGAGGATCAGGAACTACAAGCATTCCTTAAGTGGGTTGATGAAAAAGCTAAGCGTCTATCGGCTTCTTTGGGACATACACACAATCTAGCAGCAATTCGAGCTTGTTATCTGGATTTTGATATCGCGATCGATCCAGAACGCTCCCTAGGATGGGTTCTGGATTGTGATTTCACTCGCATTTTTACTTGCTCCTCTTTTTTGGCACGCGCTGCGCGTTGCGGAGTTTACGACATTCTTAAGAACAGAAGTGACGAGCTTCCTGACCTCACTGATCTTCCTGATCTCGATCCCGCGCTAGCAGTTACTTTCGCTCGCGCCGAAACAGCAAGACGGGTTTTGGAAAGAGTGGAAGATCCAAAATTACGAAAGAAACTGAGCAAGCTCAATGCAGAAATACCGCTAGAATTTGGATTTAGTAGTGATATTGATCCAACAATCTTCAGAAACTGGTTAAAAGACAGTGGAAAAGAATGGGGTGACCAACTAAGACGCACTATTGTTCCCTACTACAGTCAGGGTGAAGTTTGGCGGTATGACTATGCAGAGAGTGATGAACCGCAAAGCTCAAACATTCATCTGTTTTCTGAGAAGCAGCGCAATTTACTGCATCAGTATTATCACGCCAATCTGCTTCTCGTTGTCTGTCTCAAAAGCGATTGCCGAATTGATGCCAACGTTCAGCAAGAGATTGAGCAGTCACTATTTCTGCCATCTCAGTAA
- a CDS encoding iron-containing redox enzyme family protein, whose translation MIRTLLHYQLKHQIVDVPAFSIPQAPTEAITLSQRVAYLLSDNHESLLLSDRILRTLDVDLATALDAGFRQEDPLALLEIHKTLYQIYEVSLCHPLSPVCQHEHSPWLLNIRRQLETAWMNYELPRILHQLPHDHTINHPESLSVWFIDQAHKESETDRAVLNFFKTQATIENFKLFLRSEAPLCFRFFDALALAQLYSSEIVKAEITSNMWDECGHGIEQNSHINLFTRMLKALNIEPPKFPIWNDWRPYAGYNLYFCFGFNRQHYFRSLGSLAMPELFDSNRNHAITTGLERLYPDAALRCKYFYSHLEDEDEHGSNWLSRIILPISKIQPEAGMEMAIGGAFRMEAMRRYNEFLALRFGL comes from the coding sequence ATGATTAGAACTTTGCTTCACTATCAATTAAAACATCAAATCGTTGATGTTCCTGCTTTTTCCATACCTCAAGCTCCAACAGAAGCCATTACACTCTCACAAAGAGTTGCCTATCTTCTTTCAGACAATCACGAATCCTTACTGCTATCAGATCGCATTTTAAGAACTTTAGATGTTGATTTAGCTACAGCATTAGATGCAGGATTCAGACAAGAAGATCCTCTTGCACTTCTAGAAATTCACAAAACGCTCTACCAAATCTACGAAGTAAGTTTGTGTCACCCTTTATCACCTGTTTGCCAACACGAGCATAGTCCTTGGTTGTTGAACATTCGTAGACAACTAGAAACGGCATGGATGAATTACGAGCTGCCACGTATCTTGCATCAGCTTCCACACGACCATACAATAAATCATCCAGAGTCACTTTCCGTATGGTTTATCGACCAAGCACATAAAGAATCAGAGACAGATCGAGCTGTATTAAACTTCTTCAAGACTCAAGCAACTATCGAGAATTTCAAATTATTTCTGCGGTCAGAAGCACCTCTATGCTTCCGCTTCTTTGATGCGCTTGCTTTAGCACAACTGTATTCTTCAGAGATAGTCAAGGCAGAGATAACTAGCAACATGTGGGATGAATGTGGACATGGGATAGAGCAAAATTCCCACATCAATCTGTTTACAAGAATGCTTAAGGCGTTAAACATAGAGCCTCCAAAGTTTCCGATCTGGAATGACTGGCGACCTTATGCAGGCTACAACCTTTACTTTTGCTTTGGTTTCAACCGACAGCACTACTTCAGGAGCTTGGGAAGTCTTGCAATGCCTGAGCTTTTTGACTCGAATCGTAATCATGCAATTACTACTGGATTAGAGCGTCTCTATCCCGACGCAGCGTTAAGGTGTAAGTATTTCTATAGTCATTTGGAAGACGAAGACGAACATGGTTCAAACTGGCTATCACGTATCATTCTTCCAATTTCCAAAATTCAACCAGAAGCTGGAATGGAGATGGCAATTGGGGGCGCATTCCGAATGGAAGCTATGCGCCGCTATAATGAGTTTCTCGCCTTGAGATTTGGCTTATGA
- a CDS encoding helix-turn-helix domain-containing protein produces the protein MGQKSVTNTWIKQLREEANLTQEQLAVRLNIASSTLRTWEQGKVQPSMTIEQWEAFSEAVNVPLNELRLQTKRSA, from the coding sequence ATGGGACAAAAAAGTGTCACTAACACTTGGATCAAACAATTGCGTGAAGAAGCAAATCTCACGCAAGAACAATTAGCCGTGAGATTAAATATTGCGTCTTCTACGCTCAGAACTTGGGAACAGGGTAAGGTACAGCCCTCAATGACGATCGAGCAGTGGGAAGCCTTTTCAGAAGCGGTTAACGTTCCTCTCAATGAACTTCGATTGCAAACTAAGCGGTCTGCATAA
- a CDS encoding ATP-binding protein: MPTPESAQNADFSNASFSGAFKLNEDLDTSLSPISASISSQILTKVTRLFNAGLEDIVNELFQNARRAGATQVKVSLIESGNLRIEDNGCGIESAQTLLNLGQSDWEGEIVESEDPAGMGVFSLANRGAMIASHNWQVQLEPEHFSGQAIATVQPTEPRIGTCIEFPLKAQEQKRSLSTVIENAAQYFPIPVSFNETDLPRHDFLAGAQMIKSWRGLRLGVSGDYRWTQRSRDGALNFYGLTVQAYLPSLCCNETTLRTRVDVEFAPELKLVLPARKEIVQTEFFEQLKLELRKTLYEAVARLESHNLSHTHWLEARNFGIDLSLARSELEPFTPAIADHLAGQGWNSPQPIDATTIVVEVDELEAPQQQLFARALEKSDLPFTFLAAESKYQGYPWYDELPRLSFERIEIQIGDRILSPTEFAGLEELPPQGIVDQITAIVTRKQTGLSNTEMRLVLDIGFGAMDELAYTPSLDEVTIAITRHHSLDPYELAELLEASFFSPSEDSDADRYETQREDFRESAQEESIRLLLSSEAALKTRIEMIVDRYLRWIVPSNMKIEVRVSPISSDENPERTLFNRSVEIIGNPEETSES; encoded by the coding sequence ATGCCAACGCCAGAGAGTGCTCAAAATGCTGACTTCTCAAACGCAAGCTTTTCAGGTGCCTTTAAGCTCAACGAGGATCTAGATACATCTCTATCTCCAATCTCAGCATCAATCAGTTCGCAAATTCTCACCAAAGTCACACGACTGTTCAATGCAGGACTAGAAGACATTGTGAACGAACTGTTTCAAAACGCTCGTCGTGCTGGAGCAACACAGGTTAAGGTTTCACTAATTGAATCAGGAAATCTTCGGATCGAGGATAATGGCTGCGGGATTGAATCTGCTCAAACGCTGCTAAATTTGGGGCAGAGCGACTGGGAAGGCGAGATTGTCGAAAGTGAAGATCCCGCAGGCATGGGCGTTTTCAGCTTGGCAAATCGTGGCGCAATGATCGCGTCACATAATTGGCAGGTTCAACTTGAGCCAGAGCATTTTTCAGGGCAAGCGATCGCGACCGTACAACCGACTGAACCTCGAATCGGCACCTGTATTGAATTTCCCCTGAAAGCTCAAGAACAGAAGCGATCGTTATCGACGGTGATTGAAAATGCTGCTCAGTATTTTCCCATTCCTGTCTCCTTCAACGAAACAGACCTCCCTCGTCATGATTTTCTCGCTGGAGCACAGATGATTAAATCATGGCGAGGATTACGCCTTGGAGTTTCAGGGGATTACCGCTGGACACAGCGCAGTAGAGATGGAGCACTAAACTTTTACGGTCTCACGGTTCAAGCGTATTTGCCGAGCCTCTGTTGTAATGAAACGACGCTTAGAACCCGAGTGGATGTCGAGTTTGCACCAGAGCTTAAATTAGTGCTGCCTGCGAGAAAAGAAATTGTTCAGACTGAATTCTTTGAGCAGCTCAAGCTCGAACTTCGCAAAACGCTTTACGAAGCAGTCGCACGGCTTGAGTCCCACAATTTGTCTCATACGCATTGGCTCGAAGCCCGCAATTTTGGCATCGATTTGTCTCTAGCACGATCCGAGCTTGAACCCTTCACACCAGCAATCGCCGACCATCTTGCCGGACAAGGTTGGAACTCACCACAGCCAATCGATGCAACGACCATCGTTGTTGAAGTTGATGAATTAGAAGCCCCACAACAGCAGCTTTTTGCACGGGCTTTAGAGAAGAGCGATTTGCCTTTCACCTTTCTCGCTGCGGAATCAAAATACCAGGGTTATCCTTGGTACGATGAATTGCCCAGACTCAGCTTCGAGCGGATTGAAATTCAAATTGGCGATCGTATTCTTTCACCTACAGAATTCGCGGGTTTGGAAGAACTTCCACCCCAGGGAATCGTGGATCAAATCACCGCGATCGTGACGCGAAAACAGACAGGGCTTTCCAATACCGAAATGCGCTTGGTGTTGGATATCGGATTTGGGGCAATGGATGAACTTGCCTACACCCCATCTCTAGATGAAGTGACAATCGCGATCACTCGTCACCATTCGCTTGATCCCTATGAATTAGCGGAACTGTTGGAAGCTTCTTTCTTTTCTCCGAGTGAGGACAGCGATGCAGATAGGTATGAAACGCAACGAGAAGATTTTCGCGAATCGGCTCAAGAAGAATCGATTCGACTTCTGCTCTCCAGCGAAGCTGCACTCAAGACCCGAATTGAAATGATCGTCGATCGATATCTGCGCTGGATTGTGCCGAGTAACATGAAAATTGAGGTGCGCGTTTCACCGATTTCAAGTGATGAAAACCCAGAACGAACTTTATTTAATCGATCGGTTGAAATAATCGGCAATCCTGAAGAAACGTCAGAAAGCTGA
- a CDS encoding WD40 domain-containing protein has product MARSLRVQQACIGTVKLAVKRNGFLNQRALAETIGLARSTVSNFLTGKPVDRAVFEEICDRLSLNWQDVADLSWQDASNELQTTKQFDWGDAPDVASFYGRSEVLSELEQWITQTQCRLTLILGMGGVGKTALSVKLAEQIYDRFEVVIWRSLRNAPPLNQLLSDLILALSQQHVTSVPESPEAQRLEVLAYLRQRRCLLVLDNAESILKSAELGGLYREGYEDYDEFFCAIADGRHQSVLLLTSREKPRSLAIRESDSRSVRSLQLSGLPTTDGQQILSACGLIAEEQDFDRLIESYTGNPLALKISAATIRSTFGGNVPAFLQQGIAAYGGVWELLDQQFARLSPLERQVMVWLAIEREPISFEALQTNWIPTLSRRALLEALESLQGRSLIEKVKPTLIETSSSGFTQQPVVMEYVTQILLSQIEHELINQTLKDLRQYALLKAQTKDYIRAIQTRLILQPLVEKLLITLHDKASVKFLLDQLLNVFRGKPLSYTGYAVGNLINLLSVLCSDLNDADFSDLAIAQADFTQTTLHRADFTNATIHRSSFAETFGGIVDLAFSSNGQQLAASDSRCNIHLWDLAETKKRMTLRGHRSWICSMQFSPSGQSLATASDDYTVKLWDLETGDCLQTLKGPANLPHSMTFSTDERSLIYSDDSITFWNVEHPEQQIIAMQGYPYLAKTIAFSPDGQTIALSTQAETIELWNRQTGECEYTFDQGTELVRYLAFNSDGTLLASTSLNQTIQVWDISSKQLRQTLRGHTQGISKIVFSPNDQLLASSSFDRTIKIWDITTGDCLKTLLGHQKHLMSVAFTPDGQRVVSGGEDHAVKLWDIQTGQCLTSIQGYTNAVMSISICATESILASAQEDQSIRLWNLKTNQVIQTLLGHTDLVWSVAFSPQNPAILASASSDRTVKLWNWQTGDCLHTFPHANWVRSVAFDLTGQILASGCYDQSVTLRSVETGEIIHQLRGHDNAVSYVIFSPDGKRLASSSYDRTIRIWNVQTGTCLQTFQGHRDRIWQIVFSPDGKMLASCGDDQTIKLWDCQRDRLRSFVGHQGTVTSICFDPASSQLVSGGFDQTLRLWDIVTGECLSTLNTCAGGVLFVQQVSHLFLANREVESEHSSPLHLSSNLDGTIQLWALQSKTCLTSLQVPRPYEAMKMTNLEGLTEAQLATLKALGAHDQ; this is encoded by the coding sequence ATGGCAAGGTCACTTCGAGTTCAGCAGGCGTGCATTGGAACGGTTAAATTGGCGGTGAAGCGCAATGGATTTCTCAATCAAAGAGCCTTGGCTGAAACTATTGGGCTAGCGCGATCGACCGTAAGTAATTTCTTAACGGGGAAGCCTGTTGATCGCGCTGTGTTTGAAGAAATCTGCGATCGCTTATCGCTCAACTGGCAAGACGTTGCGGATTTGAGCTGGCAAGACGCATCGAACGAGTTGCAAACGACAAAGCAATTTGATTGGGGAGATGCCCCAGATGTCGCTTCGTTCTATGGTCGCAGTGAAGTCTTATCTGAACTGGAGCAATGGATTACTCAAACTCAATGCCGCCTCACTTTAATTCTGGGCATGGGTGGAGTGGGCAAGACCGCTTTATCGGTCAAACTTGCAGAGCAAATTTACGATCGCTTTGAAGTAGTCATTTGGCGAAGCCTACGAAACGCACCGCCCTTGAATCAGCTTTTGTCCGATCTAATTCTGGCGTTATCTCAGCAGCATGTGACAAGCGTTCCAGAATCACCAGAGGCGCAACGATTAGAGGTTTTAGCCTACTTACGGCAACGCCGCTGCTTACTCGTTTTAGATAATGCGGAATCGATTCTAAAGAGTGCTGAGCTAGGCGGACTGTATCGAGAAGGCTATGAGGATTATGATGAATTCTTCTGTGCAATCGCAGACGGGCGACATCAAAGCGTTCTGCTCCTCACCAGTCGAGAAAAACCCCGCAGTCTTGCGATTCGAGAAAGCGATTCACGCTCAGTCCGATCGCTGCAACTCTCAGGATTACCGACCACTGATGGACAACAAATTCTCAGCGCCTGTGGGCTAATTGCCGAGGAGCAAGACTTCGATCGCTTAATTGAGTCTTACACAGGCAATCCACTCGCCTTAAAAATTTCTGCTGCAACGATTCGTTCAACCTTTGGCGGAAATGTTCCAGCCTTTCTTCAGCAGGGCATTGCAGCCTATGGAGGCGTTTGGGAACTGCTTGATCAGCAATTTGCGCGACTCTCACCGCTGGAACGACAGGTGATGGTTTGGCTTGCGATCGAGCGAGAACCGATTTCGTTTGAAGCACTTCAAACCAATTGGATTCCAACCCTTTCAAGGAGAGCGCTGCTCGAAGCGTTAGAGTCGCTCCAAGGACGGTCTCTCATCGAGAAGGTGAAGCCTACGCTGATTGAAACGAGCAGCAGTGGATTCACTCAGCAGCCTGTAGTCATGGAGTATGTGACTCAAATACTGCTGAGTCAAATCGAGCATGAACTCATCAACCAAACCCTCAAGGATTTGAGACAGTATGCGTTACTCAAAGCGCAGACGAAGGATTACATTCGAGCGATTCAAACTCGGCTGATTCTTCAGCCCTTAGTTGAGAAGCTCCTGATCACCTTGCACGACAAAGCCAGCGTGAAATTCTTGCTCGATCAACTTCTGAATGTATTTCGAGGCAAGCCTTTATCCTACACAGGCTATGCGGTTGGCAATCTGATTAATCTGCTCAGCGTTCTATGTTCGGATTTGAACGACGCAGATTTTTCGGATTTAGCGATCGCACAAGCTGATTTTACTCAGACAACGCTACATCGAGCTGATTTTACAAATGCTACAATTCATCGCTCCAGTTTTGCTGAAACGTTTGGAGGCATCGTAGATCTAGCATTCAGTTCCAATGGGCAGCAGCTTGCTGCTAGTGATAGTCGATGTAACATTCATCTTTGGGATTTAGCAGAGACCAAGAAACGCATGACGTTACGAGGACACCGCAGTTGGATTTGTTCGATGCAATTTAGTCCAAGCGGGCAGAGTTTAGCAACTGCCAGTGATGACTACACCGTGAAGCTATGGGATCTCGAAACGGGTGATTGTCTTCAAACGCTGAAAGGACCAGCGAATCTGCCCCATAGCATGACATTTAGTACCGATGAGCGATCGCTGATTTATTCAGATGACTCAATCACCTTTTGGAATGTCGAGCATCCAGAGCAGCAGATTATTGCGATGCAAGGATATCCCTACCTTGCAAAAACGATCGCGTTCAGCCCCGATGGTCAAACGATCGCGCTGAGTACTCAAGCTGAGACGATCGAGCTTTGGAATCGCCAGACAGGCGAATGTGAATACACCTTCGATCAAGGAACAGAACTCGTCCGGTATCTGGCATTTAATTCAGACGGAACCCTGCTTGCCAGTACGAGCCTCAATCAAACGATTCAAGTGTGGGACATCTCATCAAAGCAACTACGGCAAACATTACGCGGTCACACTCAAGGAATTAGCAAAATTGTGTTTAGTCCGAATGATCAACTTCTTGCCAGCAGCAGCTTCGATCGCACTATCAAGATTTGGGATATAACGACAGGGGACTGTCTTAAAACATTACTTGGACATCAAAAACATCTCATGTCCGTTGCGTTCACACCCGATGGACAGCGTGTTGTCAGTGGTGGAGAGGATCATGCCGTTAAACTCTGGGACATCCAAACAGGGCAATGTCTAACCTCGATTCAGGGCTACACAAATGCAGTGATGTCCATCTCAATCTGTGCGACTGAAAGCATTCTTGCCAGTGCTCAAGAAGATCAATCCATTCGACTTTGGAACCTTAAGACGAACCAAGTCATTCAAACTCTGCTCGGTCATACTGATTTAGTTTGGTCTGTCGCTTTTTCACCGCAAAATCCCGCCATTCTCGCGAGTGCGAGTTCAGATCGCACCGTTAAGCTATGGAATTGGCAAACTGGGGACTGCTTGCACACATTTCCCCATGCGAACTGGGTGCGCTCAGTTGCTTTCGATCTCACCGGTCAAATTCTGGCATCCGGTTGCTACGACCAATCTGTGACGCTGCGAAGCGTTGAGACAGGTGAAATCATTCATCAACTGCGAGGACATGATAATGCCGTGTCTTACGTGATCTTCAGTCCAGATGGAAAGCGACTCGCGAGTAGTAGCTACGATCGCACAATTCGGATATGGAATGTTCAGACAGGAACTTGCCTTCAAACCTTTCAGGGACATCGCGATCGCATTTGGCAGATTGTGTTTAGCCCAGATGGGAAGATGCTAGCGAGCTGCGGTGACGATCAAACCATCAAGCTCTGGGATTGTCAAAGAGACCGTCTCAGAAGCTTTGTCGGGCATCAAGGAACCGTTACATCGATCTGCTTTGATCCCGCAAGTTCGCAGCTTGTCAGTGGGGGATTCGACCAAACCCTGAGACTTTGGGATATCGTGACCGGAGAATGCCTATCCACTTTGAATACATGCGCAGGAGGAGTCCTCTTTGTTCAGCAGGTGAGCCATCTCTTCTTAGCCAATCGTGAAGTCGAATCAGAACATTCATCCCCTTTACACTTAAGCAGTAATTTAGATGGGACAATCCAGCTTTGGGCACTTCAGTCAAAAACTTGCTTAACGTCGCTCCAGGTTCCGCGACCCTATGAAGCGATGAAAATGACTAATCTTGAGGGGTTAACTGAGGCGCAGCTTGCTACATTAAAAGCATTGGGCGCTCATGACCAATGA
- a CDS encoding poly-gamma-glutamate hydrolase family protein produces the protein MSTIYSTQTVAQRFFAIALVALGLTLVEFVFKGNSAWGADHFDCFDAARCGSRSLSSSAVCLRNRDYTITSTPRNSQVVVLSIHGGAIEPMTSTITQMLTQQYGWSRYDFNAHGTAQCLGQRSNFETLHITAAQFDDPDAIALVNRHLKAISIHGAGDLLRETICVGGRDQAQIQAFIKFIQHHQDKSPYLIQPINAPKSDDKACTALRGIDLLNIVNRNAHRAGLQLELSRSMRQDLVKQTAEAQALRQVVYGAINAAISIQ, from the coding sequence ATGAGCACCATCTATTCAACTCAAACCGTAGCACAACGATTCTTCGCGATCGCACTCGTTGCATTAGGACTGACATTGGTGGAGTTTGTTTTCAAGGGGAACTCTGCCTGGGGTGCAGATCATTTTGATTGTTTTGATGCCGCTCGGTGTGGCAGTCGCTCGCTTTCGAGTTCAGCAGTGTGTTTGAGAAACAGAGACTATACCATCACAAGCACTCCCCGCAATTCGCAAGTCGTTGTGCTTTCAATTCATGGCGGCGCGATCGAACCCATGACGAGCACAATTACCCAGATGCTTACTCAACAGTATGGCTGGAGTCGTTATGATTTTAATGCACATGGAACAGCGCAGTGCTTAGGACAGCGCAGTAACTTTGAAACGCTGCATATCACCGCCGCTCAGTTTGATGACCCCGATGCGATCGCGCTTGTCAATCGTCATCTAAAGGCGATCTCCATTCATGGAGCTGGAGATTTACTACGAGAAACCATTTGTGTTGGCGGACGCGACCAGGCGCAAATTCAAGCCTTTATTAAATTTATTCAGCATCATCAGGACAAATCACCCTATTTGATTCAGCCGATCAATGCTCCAAAGTCTGACGACAAAGCATGTACCGCACTAAGAGGAATAGACCTGCTCAACATTGTCAACCGCAATGCTCATCGTGCAGGACTACAGCTTGAGTTGAGCCGATCCATGCGTCAGGATTTAGTGAAGCAGACTGCTGAAGCTCAGGCGTTGCGTCAAGTTGTTTACGGCGCGATCAATGCAGCTATAAGCATTCAGTAA